In Chryseobacterium camelliae, one DNA window encodes the following:
- a CDS encoding SurA N-terminal domain-containing protein, translating into MAILGQIRNRPWLLMGVIALALLAFLVNPDSIDKVFGKNPDVLGKVNGDKITREEFNDQLFVLQQQAEQQGQPKNGLEEQAWQLLVQSKLIKQQFEKLGFEMTDDYFWNQIQYDQMFAQNKQLFDEKGNFKTQELKKQIEDIKATNPEAYNQWLKTRKSIEYRLMARQVFANVSTGITTGKKEAEELMKERDQLADIDFVKIDYATYLQKNNIKVTTADLADYIKQHPVMFKTEASRNLGIVYFPSKPSAADDAAAQKEITKLFSGGTDASGGKENFQNTTNDSLFVMANSDMPFTNQYFKPDQLPQTIQGPITTAAIGQTFGPYKEQNFYVVSKLIDKKTSDSTLSRHILIAFKGSPAGEGVTRTKEQAKKLADSIGAIVKANPARFTEFLKLSSDPNSAAQGGSLGWTTPETPFVPEFLHYLANNPKGATGVVETQYGYHVINIEDKKPGAMAYKVANLVKAVKPSDATEADTDKKARRFIQQVQGKSFNDFVNIAKKGNYQFSNPKSAKRFDGQLQGLGTDKDAEILAWAFDKKRSKGDTEFFTVDGTGDKIVVYLNGIQEKGTADPESVRDQIEVIVKNKLAAKQISEKINAAKASNLDQIAKLFSVTKQSAQVNLLNPSVAGAMEPKVAGAAFGVAKGKLSKPVEGGTGVYVVLKKNETVNKQPGDLKQFTETITQRNAGMFGQAWLKSLQDNADIKDYRIEIWNKLGSQQQ; encoded by the coding sequence ATGGCAATTTTAGGACAGATTAGGAACAGACCTTGGCTTTTGATGGGAGTAATTGCACTGGCGCTTTTAGCGTTCCTGGTGAACCCGGACAGCATCGATAAGGTTTTTGGTAAAAATCCTGATGTTTTAGGAAAAGTAAATGGCGATAAGATCACCCGCGAAGAGTTTAATGATCAGCTTTTCGTGCTTCAGCAGCAGGCAGAACAACAGGGCCAGCCTAAGAACGGTCTTGAAGAGCAGGCGTGGCAATTGCTGGTGCAGTCTAAGCTTATCAAGCAGCAGTTTGAGAAGTTGGGCTTTGAAATGACAGACGATTATTTCTGGAACCAGATCCAGTATGATCAGATGTTTGCTCAGAACAAGCAGCTGTTTGATGAAAAAGGAAACTTTAAGACGCAGGAGCTTAAAAAACAGATCGAGGACATCAAGGCAACGAATCCAGAGGCATACAACCAGTGGCTGAAAACCAGAAAGTCTATTGAATACAGGCTGATGGCAAGACAGGTATTTGCCAATGTTTCCACAGGGATCACCACCGGAAAAAAAGAAGCTGAAGAGCTGATGAAAGAAAGAGATCAGCTGGCAGATATCGACTTTGTAAAAATCGATTATGCTACTTATCTTCAGAAAAACAATATCAAAGTAACTACAGCAGATCTTGCAGACTACATCAAGCAACATCCTGTAATGTTCAAAACAGAAGCCAGCAGAAATCTTGGGATCGTTTATTTCCCTTCTAAGCCAAGTGCGGCAGATGACGCAGCAGCTCAGAAGGAAATTACCAAATTGTTCTCAGGAGGTACAGATGCGAGCGGTGGTAAGGAGAATTTCCAGAATACGACGAATGATTCACTGTTTGTAATGGCCAATTCAGATATGCCGTTTACTAACCAGTATTTTAAGCCTGATCAACTGCCTCAGACAATCCAGGGGCCTATCACCACGGCAGCTATCGGCCAGACTTTCGGTCCTTACAAAGAGCAGAATTTCTATGTGGTGTCCAAGCTTATCGATAAGAAAACTTCAGACTCCACTTTATCCAGACATATCCTGATTGCCTTCAAAGGAAGTCCTGCAGGAGAGGGAGTGACCAGAACCAAAGAACAGGCTAAAAAATTAGCGGATTCTATCGGGGCAATCGTAAAGGCTAACCCTGCCAGGTTCACGGAATTCCTTAAATTATCCAGTGACCCTAACTCTGCTGCGCAGGGAGGAAGCCTTGGATGGACAACTCCTGAAACACCTTTTGTGCCTGAATTCTTACATTATCTGGCGAACAACCCTAAAGGAGCAACAGGTGTGGTAGAAACTCAGTACGGATATCATGTCATCAATATCGAAGATAAAAAACCGGGCGCTATGGCCTATAAAGTAGCCAACCTGGTAAAAGCAGTGAAGCCTTCTGACGCTACAGAAGCTGATACCGATAAAAAAGCAAGAAGATTCATCCAGCAAGTGCAGGGCAAATCATTCAATGATTTCGTGAATATTGCTAAAAAAGGCAATTACCAGTTCTCCAATCCTAAATCTGCTAAAAGGTTTGACGGACAACTGCAAGGTTTAGGAACCGATAAAGATGCAGAAATTCTAGCCTGGGCATTTGATAAGAAAAGGTCTAAAGGAGATACCGAGTTCTTTACCGTAGATGGTACCGGAGATAAGATCGTGGTTTACCTGAACGGTATCCAGGAAAAAGGAACTGCAGATCCTGAGTCTGTAAGAGACCAGATCGAGGTAATTGTGAAAAACAAGCTGGCTGCAAAACAGATTTCTGAAAAGATCAATGCAGCTAAAGCTTCAAACCTGGATCAGATTGCCAAATTGTTCTCTGTAACAAAACAATCTGCTCAGGTAAATCTTCTGAACCCTTCAGTGGCAGGAGCTATGGAACCTAAAGTGGCAGGAGCTGCCTTCGGTGTTGCGAAAGGAAAACTTTCCAAGCCGGTTGAAGGAGGAACAGGGGTTTATGTTGTTCTTAAAAAGAATGAGACTGTAAACAAGCAGCCGGGAGACCTGAAGCAGTTTACGGAAACCATTACACAGAGAAATGCAGGAATGTTTGGACAGGCTTGGTTAAAGAGTCTTCAGGACAATGCTGATATCAAAGATTACAGAATCGAAATCTGGAATAAACTGGGTTCTCAGCAACAATAA
- the lon gene encoding endopeptidase La: MTEFEDISLEEMINDGFDIVAEEINLSDFSETDQDSEQKIFPILPVRNMVMFPNVVIPITAGRKNSIQLLEEAQTSGSLIGIVSQKNSDVEQPHEKDIFQVGTMAKIIKIIKLPEGNITAITKGFYRFKIRKMVEKQPYFKAEITRLKDTKAKNTEQYDALLENIKDLALKIIELDPNIPNAANFAIKNINNNDDLLNFICTNSNFPSSEKQKLLEEKNLMERAKKSYEMMHEDFRKLELRNQIHQKTSKDLDKQQREYFLNQQIRTIQEELGGGPENDAEELVKKARAKTWSPEVEEHFQKEIARLQRQNPNSPDYNVQRNYLDFFTDLPWETYTKDLFDIAKAEKVLDKAHFGLEDIKKRILEHMAVLKLKNNMKSPILLLSGPPGVGKTSLGKSVADALGRKYVRLSLGGLHDESEIRGHRKTYIGAMAGRILQSIKKAGTSNPVIVLDEIDKVGQGIHGDPSSALLEVLDPEQNKSFYDNFLEMGYDLSKVMFIATANSLSTIQTPLLDRMEIIQIAGYTLEEKIEIAKRHLIKKQQQENGLDVKSFKLGYDELKHIIEAHTSESGVRTLEKRIAAIARWVALQTALLKDYNPKISIDKIDGILGVPRPKSLSEITGVPGVVTGLAWTSVGGDILYIESILSNGKGNLTMTGNLGTVMKESATIALEYIKARHEDLGIPQDDLDKTNIHVHVPEGATPKDGPSAGIAMLTSMVSSYKNKKVKPHLAMTGEITLRGKVLPVGGIKEKLLAATRAGIQDVILCDANRKDVEEIKKDYLRNLKVHYVSRMEEVIEIAIEQ; this comes from the coding sequence ATGACAGAATTTGAAGATATAAGTTTAGAAGAAATGATCAATGACGGATTTGATATTGTAGCAGAAGAAATCAATCTTTCCGATTTTTCGGAAACGGATCAGGACTCCGAACAAAAAATATTCCCCATCCTGCCGGTAAGAAACATGGTGATGTTCCCCAATGTGGTCATTCCCATTACGGCCGGAAGAAAAAATTCAATACAGCTGCTGGAAGAGGCTCAGACAAGCGGTAGCCTGATCGGTATTGTAAGCCAGAAAAATTCGGATGTGGAACAGCCACATGAAAAAGACATTTTTCAGGTGGGCACAATGGCAAAGATCATTAAGATCATCAAGCTTCCCGAAGGGAATATTACGGCTATTACAAAAGGGTTTTACCGTTTCAAAATCAGGAAAATGGTTGAGAAACAGCCTTATTTTAAAGCTGAAATTACACGTCTGAAAGATACAAAGGCTAAAAATACAGAGCAGTACGACGCATTGCTCGAAAATATCAAAGATCTCGCATTAAAGATCATAGAACTTGATCCAAACATTCCGAATGCGGCCAATTTTGCGATCAAGAATATCAATAATAATGATGATCTGCTTAATTTCATCTGTACTAATTCCAATTTCCCGTCATCTGAGAAACAGAAACTGCTGGAGGAGAAAAACCTCATGGAAAGGGCTAAAAAGTCCTATGAAATGATGCATGAAGATTTCAGGAAACTGGAGCTGAGAAACCAGATCCATCAGAAGACTTCCAAAGATCTTGATAAACAGCAGAGGGAGTATTTCCTTAACCAGCAGATCCGCACCATCCAGGAAGAACTGGGCGGCGGACCTGAAAACGATGCGGAAGAGCTGGTAAAAAAAGCCAGAGCCAAAACCTGGTCTCCGGAAGTGGAAGAACATTTCCAGAAAGAGATTGCCCGCCTTCAGCGCCAGAATCCCAATTCGCCGGATTATAATGTCCAGCGGAATTACCTTGATTTTTTCACCGACCTTCCGTGGGAAACGTATACGAAAGACCTTTTTGACATTGCCAAAGCGGAAAAGGTGCTGGATAAAGCCCACTTCGGACTTGAAGACATCAAAAAAAGAATCCTTGAGCACATGGCCGTGCTGAAGCTTAAAAATAACATGAAATCTCCTATCCTTCTGTTATCCGGGCCTCCGGGAGTAGGAAAAACATCTTTAGGGAAATCTGTTGCAGATGCTTTAGGGAGAAAATATGTCCGTCTTTCCTTAGGCGGCCTCCATGATGAAAGTGAAATCCGCGGGCACAGAAAAACCTATATCGGAGCAATGGCCGGCAGGATTTTACAGTCGATTAAGAAAGCCGGGACTTCCAATCCGGTTATTGTCCTGGATGAAATTGACAAAGTCGGGCAGGGAATTCACGGCGATCCAAGCTCTGCATTACTGGAAGTCCTTGACCCTGAACAGAATAAATCATTCTACGACAATTTCCTGGAAATGGGCTACGATCTGTCTAAGGTTATGTTCATCGCTACGGCCAACTCATTGTCTACGATCCAGACACCGCTTCTCGACCGTATGGAAATCATACAGATTGCCGGTTATACGCTAGAGGAGAAAATTGAAATTGCAAAAAGGCACCTCATTAAGAAACAGCAACAGGAAAACGGACTTGATGTTAAATCATTCAAGCTGGGTTACGATGAACTGAAACATATTATTGAAGCGCACACTTCAGAAAGCGGGGTAAGAACCCTGGAGAAAAGGATTGCTGCCATAGCACGCTGGGTAGCACTGCAGACTGCACTCCTCAAGGATTACAATCCTAAAATCTCAATTGATAAGATTGACGGAATCCTGGGTGTTCCCCGACCGAAAAGCCTGTCGGAAATCACGGGTGTTCCCGGTGTCGTTACCGGACTTGCCTGGACAAGTGTAGGCGGTGATATCTTATATATCGAGAGTATCCTGAGCAACGGAAAGGGAAATCTTACCATGACCGGGAATCTTGGAACCGTAATGAAGGAATCTGCCACGATTGCGCTTGAATACATTAAGGCAAGGCATGAAGACCTGGGCATCCCACAAGATGACCTGGATAAGACAAACATCCACGTACACGTTCCTGAAGGTGCCACTCCAAAAGATGGCCCTTCTGCAGGAATTGCCATGCTGACCTCTATGGTTTCTTCTTATAAAAATAAAAAGGTAAAACCACATCTGGCCATGACCGGTGAGATTACGCTGAGAGGTAAAGTACTTCCCGTAGGCGGAATTAAAGAAAAGCTTCTGGCTGCTACAAGGGCGGGAATACAGGACGTGATTCTGTGCGATGCCAACAGGAAAGATGTGGAAGAAATTAAAAAAGATTACCTTAGAAACCTGAAAGTCCATTACGTAAGCCGGATGGAAGAAGTAATTGAAATTGCCATTGAGCAGTAA
- a CDS encoding AI-2E family transporter → MNYFKLPFLLKLTLVVISIIGLGYLLALGQSIIAPFFLAFLMAMLFLPLATFLEKRLRLPRSLSTMAAVLLMLIILTGLIYFFGSQLSSFSKDLPRLRMQFNTVFNDLQRWVSKTFHVKIKEQLDYIDQGLSKLLSSSGVILGFTFGIFSTGIGFILFFILFFIFILNYRRVLNNFILTVFNEKHKASVQEAVTEIRIMTKKYIIGLCLQIIIVSTLTGIALSIIGVKYAILLAVLTGLLNVIPYLGIFISLFISCFIAFATGTPSTCIYVVIGYIVVHIIDGNIILPFVVGSKVKINALFSFLGILVGEHLWGIAGMFLCIPAIAILKIIFEKIEGLQPWGKLLGEDEKPDKKKKTYKISKNITLKEMD, encoded by the coding sequence ATGAATTATTTTAAACTTCCTTTTCTCCTCAAGCTTACGCTTGTTGTCATCTCCATTATAGGCCTTGGATACCTTTTGGCTTTAGGGCAGAGCATCATCGCTCCATTTTTCCTTGCTTTTCTTATGGCCATGCTTTTTCTGCCTCTGGCAACCTTTTTGGAAAAAAGATTAAGGCTCCCAAGATCTTTATCAACGATGGCGGCTGTTTTATTGATGCTGATTATCCTTACGGGACTGATTTATTTTTTCGGGTCACAGCTTTCCAGTTTCAGCAAAGACCTTCCGCGCTTACGCATGCAATTCAACACCGTATTCAATGATCTTCAGCGTTGGGTTTCAAAGACATTCCATGTAAAAATCAAGGAACAGCTGGATTATATTGACCAGGGATTGAGCAAGTTGTTGTCCTCTTCAGGCGTTATTTTAGGATTTACGTTTGGGATATTCTCTACCGGCATAGGCTTTATCCTGTTCTTCATCCTGTTTTTCATCTTTATCCTGAACTACAGAAGGGTATTGAACAATTTCATTCTGACGGTCTTTAACGAGAAACACAAAGCCAGTGTACAGGAAGCCGTTACGGAAATCCGGATCATGACAAAGAAATATATCATTGGATTATGCCTTCAGATCATCATTGTTTCAACTTTAACAGGAATCGCACTTTCTATCATAGGAGTAAAATATGCGATCCTCCTGGCGGTTCTCACCGGATTACTGAATGTAATCCCTTATCTGGGTATTTTTATTTCGCTGTTTATTTCGTGCTTTATTGCTTTTGCTACAGGAACACCTTCCACATGTATCTACGTAGTTATCGGCTATATCGTGGTGCATATCATTGACGGAAACATTATCCTGCCATTCGTAGTGGGCTCTAAGGTAAAAATCAATGCTTTGTTTTCATTTCTGGGAATTCTTGTCGGCGAACATCTCTGGGGAATTGCAGGAATGTTTCTGTGCATTCCGGCTATTGCCATCCTTAAAATTATATTTGAAAAAATTGAAGGGCTGCAGCCTTGGGGAAAATTACTGGGAGAGGATGAGAAGCCTGATAAGAAGAAAAAGACCTATAAGATATCAAAGAATATCACATTAAAGGAGATGGATTGA
- a CDS encoding acyl-CoA dehydrogenase family protein, with translation MSNTFSKIRNAIELFRTIDFDQLSTISQKVNLPKLMENFSKLDDKQLSGLMKMLDPNKKKKELPPIDGDFYDIYHTLTPEQREIQLKVRAFMEKEVKPLVNHYWLRDEFPHELIPKFQKLDICGVTYEGYGCPGMPFLMEGVIAMEMARVDASIATFFGVQSGLAMGSIYICGSEEQKQKWLPQMQKFEKIGAFGLTEPEVGSGAAGGLTVTCKKTPEGWILNGQKKWIGNATFADLVIIWARDLDDGEVKGFIIEKDNPGYSVEKIKGKMALRIVQNGLITLKDCLVTEENRLQHANSFKDTGKVLRMTRAGVAWMATGCARGAYESALDYTRKREQFGKPIASFQMIQGHLVEMLSNLTAMQTMVFRLSEMQDEGILKDEHASLAKVFCTLRTRDIVSRAREVLGGNGILLEYDVARFVADAEAIYSYEGTKEINSLIVGRSITGFSAFV, from the coding sequence ATGTCAAATACCTTTTCAAAAATCAGAAACGCAATAGAATTATTCCGGACTATAGATTTCGACCAGCTGAGTACCATTTCACAAAAAGTAAATCTGCCGAAGCTGATGGAGAATTTCTCCAAGCTGGATGATAAGCAGCTCAGCGGACTTATGAAAATGCTCGATCCCAATAAAAAGAAAAAAGAACTTCCGCCTATCGATGGTGACTTCTATGATATCTACCATACGCTAACGCCGGAACAAAGGGAAATCCAGCTGAAAGTAAGGGCTTTCATGGAAAAAGAGGTAAAACCTCTGGTAAACCATTACTGGCTAAGGGATGAATTTCCCCATGAGCTGATCCCGAAATTCCAGAAGCTGGATATCTGCGGGGTGACCTATGAAGGATATGGCTGCCCGGGAATGCCTTTCCTTATGGAAGGGGTGATTGCGATGGAAATGGCAAGAGTAGATGCTTCCATAGCAACCTTTTTTGGTGTGCAGTCAGGATTAGCAATGGGCTCTATCTATATCTGCGGATCTGAAGAACAGAAACAGAAATGGCTTCCACAGATGCAGAAGTTTGAGAAAATCGGGGCATTCGGACTTACTGAGCCTGAAGTAGGTTCCGGTGCAGCAGGCGGATTAACTGTTACCTGTAAGAAGACTCCGGAAGGATGGATACTGAACGGACAGAAAAAATGGATTGGTAACGCAACCTTTGCAGACCTGGTTATCATCTGGGCCAGAGACCTTGATGACGGAGAAGTGAAAGGGTTTATTATTGAAAAAGATAATCCGGGCTATTCCGTGGAAAAAATCAAAGGTAAGATGGCATTGAGAATCGTGCAGAATGGATTGATCACCTTAAAAGACTGCCTGGTAACGGAAGAAAACCGATTACAACATGCCAATTCATTTAAGGATACAGGAAAGGTACTGCGAATGACCAGGGCAGGCGTAGCATGGATGGCTACAGGCTGTGCAAGAGGTGCTTATGAAAGCGCTCTGGACTATACCCGCAAAAGAGAACAGTTCGGGAAACCGATCGCCTCTTTTCAGATGATACAGGGCCATCTTGTGGAAATGCTATCCAATCTTACGGCAATGCAGACCATGGTATTCAGGCTTTCTGAGATGCAGGATGAGGGGATTCTAAAAGATGAACACGCTTCATTGGCAAAAGTATTCTGTACGCTGAGGACCAGGGATATCGTTTCCAGGGCACGAGAGGTCCTGGGAGGAAACGGGATCCTGCTGGAGTATGATGTAGCAAGATTTGTTGCAGATGCCGAAGCGATTTACTCTTATGAAGGAACCAAAGAAATCAACTCGCTGATTGTAGGAAGGTCTATTACCGGATTCAGTGCATTTGTGTAG
- a CDS encoding DUF4349 domain-containing protein produces the protein MKTICIQLSLASVLLLGLYSCKKGEAARKDYEASATADSAAAVTSDSISSVATMKVKDKQFVKTADVNMEVQDVYETTISIEKTVQDMGGFVTNSNLQSSVLSEETYNTSDKDAMLVKKYQTENSMKVRIPTANLGEFLTLINTKKLFLNSRTISAEDVTAEIQYAALERKRMKTTADHISELKSSKDKVKLSDENMSEDNMQQLANMDITDRLKYSTVDIFIREPKLRVSEIAVTNTTHIDNKYRISFIYSMKNAFAEGCYLIQKIIVLLMTIWPLWVIALLIFVFIKRRKPARKIQKTISE, from the coding sequence ATGAAAACCATTTGCATTCAACTATCGCTGGCTTCTGTTCTGCTATTAGGCTTATATTCCTGTAAAAAGGGAGAAGCAGCCCGCAAAGATTATGAAGCTTCCGCCACAGCAGACTCTGCAGCCGCTGTTACTTCCGACAGCATATCTTCGGTAGCAACCATGAAAGTAAAGGATAAGCAGTTCGTAAAAACCGCAGACGTGAATATGGAAGTGCAGGATGTATATGAAACCACCATCTCCATAGAAAAAACCGTTCAGGATATGGGCGGATTTGTAACCAACAGCAACTTGCAGAGCTCAGTATTATCCGAAGAAACCTACAATACGTCCGACAAGGATGCCATGCTCGTTAAAAAATACCAGACGGAAAATTCAATGAAGGTACGTATTCCGACTGCTAACCTCGGAGAATTCCTTACGCTGATCAACACGAAAAAACTGTTCCTGAATTCAAGAACGATCAGTGCGGAAGATGTTACAGCGGAAATACAGTATGCTGCTCTTGAAAGAAAAAGAATGAAGACCACTGCTGATCATATTTCCGAACTCAAAAGCAGCAAGGACAAAGTGAAGCTCAGTGACGAGAATATGTCTGAGGATAATATGCAGCAACTAGCTAATATGGATATTACAGACCGCCTCAAATACAGCACCGTTGACATTTTCATCAGAGAGCCCAAGCTCCGGGTTTCGGAAATCGCGGTTACCAATACAACCCATATTGACAATAAATACAGGATCAGTTTTATATACAGCATGAAAAATGCTTTTGCCGAAGGTTGCTATCTGATCCAGAAAATCATTGTATTGCTGATGACCATCTGGCCGCTGTGGGTTATCGCTTTACTTATTTTTGTCTTCATAAAAAGAAGAAAGCCAGCGAGGAAAATTCAAAAAACGATCTCTGAGTAA
- a CDS encoding glycoside hydrolase family 125 protein: MLNRRSFIKKSGIGLGYSLLPGSVKFLSPQDFISRRPEVGKRKFISKEVEKTIRSVKKVIADPELAWMFENCFPNTLDTTVTFYHKNTKPYTFVITGDIDAMWLRDSSAQVFPYLNLANEDEKLKNLLKGVINKQIEFVLLDPYANAFYDDPSKISEWKDDRTEMKPGIHERKWEVDSLCYVMRLSYHYWKVTGDASVLDEDWKRAMGLIVQTFREQQRKNSKGPYHFQRADGNPLDTQFAGGYGNPTQKIGLIHSMFRPSDDATFYPFLISSNMFAVVSLRQTAEIFNDVFKDRSMAKDCMDLANEVDAAIRKYGILKHPEAGSIYALEIDGFGNALFMDDANVPNLLSIPYLGYASGEDEVYRNTRKFSLSNANPWFSTGKFAKGIGGPHIGEHKIWPLGLIMQALTTDQEDEIIYCLKTLKATHAGTGFIHESFDVNDPGNFTRSWFAWANTLFGELILHLYKTRPGLLRMKF, from the coding sequence ATGCTTAATAGAAGAAGTTTTATCAAAAAGTCCGGAATAGGCTTAGGATATTCCTTATTACCAGGTTCTGTAAAGTTTTTATCACCACAGGATTTTATTTCCCGCAGACCGGAAGTCGGCAAAAGAAAATTCATCTCAAAAGAGGTGGAGAAAACGATACGTTCTGTAAAGAAAGTGATTGCCGATCCGGAGCTGGCCTGGATGTTTGAGAATTGTTTTCCGAATACACTGGATACCACTGTCACCTTTTACCATAAAAACACTAAGCCATATACCTTTGTCATTACCGGTGATATAGATGCGATGTGGCTCCGGGATTCTTCAGCGCAGGTATTTCCTTACCTGAACCTTGCCAATGAAGATGAAAAACTGAAAAACCTTTTGAAAGGTGTCATCAATAAACAGATTGAATTCGTGCTGCTGGATCCTTACGCCAATGCTTTTTATGATGATCCAAGTAAAATCAGCGAATGGAAAGATGACCGCACCGAAATGAAACCCGGCATCCATGAACGAAAGTGGGAAGTGGATTCTTTATGCTATGTTATGCGGCTGTCCTATCATTACTGGAAAGTAACCGGAGATGCCTCTGTATTGGATGAAGATTGGAAAAGAGCTATGGGTCTGATTGTACAGACGTTTAGGGAGCAGCAGAGAAAAAATTCGAAAGGGCCGTACCACTTCCAGAGGGCTGACGGGAATCCTCTGGATACACAATTTGCCGGCGGATATGGAAATCCAACCCAAAAGATAGGGTTGATCCATTCTATGTTCCGGCCTTCCGATGATGCTACCTTTTATCCGTTTCTTATTTCTTCCAATATGTTTGCAGTCGTGTCCCTCAGGCAGACCGCAGAAATCTTCAATGACGTTTTTAAGGACCGGTCTATGGCAAAAGACTGTATGGACCTCGCAAATGAAGTTGATGCAGCAATCCGTAAATATGGAATTTTGAAACATCCTGAAGCAGGCAGTATTTACGCCCTGGAGATAGATGGCTTCGGAAATGCCCTGTTCATGGATGATGCCAATGTACCCAACCTGCTGTCAATTCCTTATTTAGGATATGCTTCCGGGGAAGATGAAGTATACAGGAATACGAGGAAGTTTTCTCTGAGTAATGCCAATCCCTGGTTCAGTACAGGAAAATTTGCAAAGGGGATCGGAGGTCCTCACATAGGTGAACATAAAATATGGCCTTTAGGCCTGATTATGCAGGCCCTGACCACAGACCAGGAGGATGAGATCATCTATTGCCTGAAAACATTAAAAGCCACACATGCCGGAACCGGCTTCATCCATGAATCTTTTGACGTGAACGATCCCGGAAATTTTACGAGGTCTTGGTTTGCCTGGGCCAACACTCTGTTCGGCGAACTGATCCTTCATCTTTATAAAACCAGGCCGGGTCTGCTGCGCATGAAATTCTGA
- the pgi gene encoding glucose-6-phosphate isomerase: MLSKINPLHTESWKALTEHFENNDFDLRTLFQYNENRFEDFSIKKNNFLFDYSKNLIDARTKELLLNLAEECQLKDAIFKMFSGDKINETEGRAVLHTALRDFSDEEILVDGENIKPQIRRVLDHMKSFSESVISGQHKGFSGKEITDVVNIGIGGSDLGPVMVCSALKHFKTRLNAHFVSNVDGNHIAEVVKNLNPETTLFIIASKTFTTQETMTNANSAKDWFLQKGQQEDVSKHFVALSTNVEEVKKFGIAEENIFEFWDWVGGRYSLWSAIGLSIVLSVGYENFEQLLKGASDTDQHFRNTEFSENIPVLMGLLGIWYRNFYAATSYAILPYSQYLDRFAAYLQQGDMESNGKCVDRNGEFVEYETGPIIWGEPGTNGQHAFYQLIHQGTELIPADFIAYAKSPNKVSDHQDKLLANFFAQTEALAFGKTEEEVEAELRSSGKSDDEIDALLNYKVFHGNTPTNSILFNELTPFSLGQLIALYEHKIFVQGVIWNIFSFDQFGVELGKVLANKILPELESNEAVSSHDSSTNGLINYYKANK; this comes from the coding sequence ATGCTGTCAAAAATAAATCCTCTTCACACGGAAAGCTGGAAAGCGTTAACGGAACATTTTGAAAATAATGATTTTGATCTGAGAACCCTATTCCAGTATAACGAAAACCGTTTTGAAGATTTTTCCATTAAGAAAAACAATTTCCTGTTTGATTATTCTAAAAACCTTATTGATGCAAGAACGAAAGAATTACTGCTCAACCTTGCAGAGGAATGCCAACTGAAAGATGCCATTTTTAAAATGTTTTCCGGCGACAAGATCAATGAAACGGAAGGCAGGGCCGTCCTTCATACAGCCTTAAGGGATTTTTCAGATGAGGAAATCCTGGTTGACGGGGAAAACATCAAGCCGCAGATCAGAAGAGTGCTTGATCACATGAAATCATTCTCCGAAAGCGTTATTTCCGGGCAGCACAAAGGTTTCAGCGGAAAGGAGATTACGGATGTGGTGAATATCGGAATCGGTGGCTCAGACCTGGGTCCGGTAATGGTGTGTTCGGCACTGAAACATTTCAAGACCAGGTTAAACGCTCATTTCGTTTCCAATGTTGACGGCAACCACATCGCTGAAGTGGTAAAGAACCTCAATCCTGAAACGACTTTGTTTATCATCGCTTCCAAGACTTTTACCACACAGGAAACGATGACGAATGCCAATTCTGCCAAGGACTGGTTCCTTCAAAAAGGTCAGCAGGAAGACGTATCGAAACATTTCGTAGCATTATCCACCAATGTGGAGGAAGTTAAAAAATTCGGGATTGCAGAAGAAAACATCTTCGAATTCTGGGATTGGGTTGGCGGAAGATACTCACTCTGGAGTGCTATCGGACTGAGCATTGTGCTTTCAGTAGGGTATGAAAACTTTGAGCAGCTCCTGAAAGGGGCTTCAGATACAGACCAGCATTTCCGTAACACGGAGTTTTCTGAAAACATTCCTGTTCTGATGGGACTTTTAGGAATCTGGTACCGTAATTTTTATGCCGCTACCAGCTATGCTATTCTTCCATATTCCCAATATCTGGACCGCTTTGCCGCCTACCTTCAGCAGGGAGATATGGAAAGTAACGGAAAGTGCGTAGACAGAAATGGTGAATTTGTGGAATATGAAACCGGGCCGATCATCTGGGGTGAACCGGGAACAAACGGGCAGCATGCCTTCTATCAGCTGATCCACCAGGGAACAGAACTGATCCCGGCAGATTTTATCGCCTATGCCAAAAGCCCGAACAAAGTTTCTGACCATCAGGATAAACTGCTGGCCAACTTTTTTGCCCAGACCGAAGCTCTTGCTTTCGGAAAGACAGAAGAGGAAGTGGAAGCAGAACTCAGAAGCTCCGGAAAATCTGACGATGAAATCGATGCCTTGCTGAATTACAAGGTCTTCCACGGAAATACGCCTACCAACTCCATATTATTCAATGAATTAACCCCATTTTCACTTGGACAACTGATTGCTTTATATGAGCATAAGATTTTCGTTCAGGGAGTGATCTGGAATATTTTCAGCTTTGACCAGTTTGGAGTGGAATTAGGGAAAGTATTGGCCAATAAAATTTTACCGGAACTTGAAAGTAATGAAGCAGTAAGCTCTCATGATTCTTCAACCAATGGTTTAATTAACTATTATAAAGCAAATAAGTAA